In a genomic window of Dyadobacter fermentans DSM 18053:
- a CDS encoding acyltransferase family protein — translation MKETITLPPQRVSSVDAYRGFVMFLMMAEVLRLSRVAEAFPDSTFWAFLDFHQSHVPWVGCSLHDLIQPSFSFLVGVALPYSMASRASKDQSVATMWAHTIRRSLILILLGIFLRSMHSEQTNFTFEDTLTQIGLGYPILFALGLASEKTQRDALVWGALGIILIGYAGVFAAYPLPGPGFDWSQTGTTADWEHNLKGFAAHWNKNTNAAWAFDRWFLNLFPREKPFEFNGGGYSTLSFIPTLGTMILGLIAGKWLKTAVSSTWLLKRYAITAGVLFLLALAFHFTGLNPIVKRIWTPAWTLFSGGWAFLLLAAFYFVVDVKGQKSWFFPLIVIGTNSIAAYVIADGFGGFIRESFKIHLGQHYDAFLGEGYAPLVSGALVLLIEWLILRWMYKKKIFIKI, via the coding sequence TTGAAAGAAACCATTACCCTGCCGCCTCAACGTGTTTCGTCTGTCGACGCCTACCGTGGATTTGTCATGTTCCTGATGATGGCCGAAGTGCTGCGGCTCAGCAGAGTGGCCGAAGCGTTCCCGGACAGCACATTCTGGGCATTCCTCGATTTCCATCAAAGTCACGTGCCCTGGGTGGGATGCTCGCTGCACGACCTCATTCAGCCGTCGTTTTCGTTTTTGGTGGGCGTGGCGCTGCCCTACTCGATGGCCAGCCGCGCAAGCAAGGACCAGTCCGTTGCCACCATGTGGGCACACACGATCCGCCGCTCGCTCATCCTTATATTATTAGGCATTTTCCTGCGCTCCATGCATTCGGAGCAAACCAACTTTACATTTGAAGACACACTCACCCAAATCGGTCTTGGCTACCCCATTCTGTTTGCCTTGGGCCTTGCTTCCGAAAAAACACAGCGTGACGCGCTGGTTTGGGGCGCATTGGGCATTATTCTCATAGGTTACGCGGGCGTGTTTGCCGCCTATCCCCTGCCTGGCCCCGGCTTCGACTGGTCGCAAACCGGCACCACCGCCGACTGGGAGCATAATCTGAAAGGCTTTGCCGCGCATTGGAACAAAAACACCAATGCCGCCTGGGCATTCGACCGCTGGTTCCTGAACCTGTTCCCGCGCGAAAAACCGTTCGAGTTCAACGGCGGCGGATACAGCACGCTGAGCTTCATTCCTACACTCGGCACGATGATATTGGGATTAATCGCAGGTAAATGGTTAAAAACCGCCGTGTCGTCGACATGGCTGCTGAAACGCTATGCCATTACCGCCGGAGTGCTCTTCTTGCTCGCCCTGGCGTTCCATTTCACCGGCCTCAATCCGATCGTGAAGCGCATCTGGACGCCGGCCTGGACATTGTTCAGCGGCGGATGGGCGTTTCTGCTGCTCGCCGCATTCTATTTTGTAGTGGATGTGAAAGGACAAAAATCGTGGTTCTTCCCGCTGATCGTCATTGGCACCAATTCTATCGCCGCCTACGTGATCGCCGACGGTTTCGGAGGTTTCATCCGCGAATCGTTCAAAATCCACTTAGGCCAGCATTACGATGCATTTCTGGGCGAAGGTTATGCACCGTTGGTGAGCGGGGCGCTGGTACTGCTGATCGAATGGCTGATTTTGCGCTGGATGTATAAAAAGAAGATTTTTATCAAGATCTGA
- a CDS encoding GMC family oxidoreductase, with amino-acid sequence MNLNIKATKQATYDAIVVGSGISGGWAAKELTEKGLKVLMLERGRDIKHIVDYKTATLAPWELEHRGRVTTVAKEEYWAGIRTGYTANEEHRYLFENDKENPYEETRGFDWIRAYHVGGRSLLWGRQSYRLNAADFEANAKEGIGVDWPIRYADIAPWYDYVEKFAGISGAKDGLDVLPDGNFLPPMQMNCVEKHVKGEVEKKFPGRHIIMGRAAHLTQPQAFHTELGRAACQFRNMCMRGCPYGGYFSTQAATLPAAQKTGNLTLITDSIVSEVIFDDKLNKATGVRVINQNTMETKEYFAKIIFLNASAIASSSILMNSKSKRFPNGMGNDSDQLGRNIMDHHLAVGARGDIDGFEDKYYFGRRANGIYIPRYRNWGNDKRDYVRGFGYQGGASRESWGRGVGTDGFGADFKKQISQPGAWSMNIGGFGEMIPDEKNRFTLHPTRKDKWGLPVVVFDAAYGENEKKMRQDMMNDAAEMLEAAGLKNVTPYNDESKHPGIGIHEMGTARMGNDPKTSVLNKNNQVWGAENVYVTDGSFMTSASCVNPSLTYMAMTARAADHAVKELKKMNV; translated from the coding sequence ATGAATCTGAACATAAAAGCAACAAAACAAGCCACTTACGATGCGATAGTGGTGGGTTCGGGAATAAGTGGCGGCTGGGCCGCAAAAGAGCTGACGGAGAAGGGTTTGAAAGTCCTGATGCTGGAAAGAGGAAGGGATATCAAACACATCGTCGACTACAAAACGGCGACGCTCGCTCCGTGGGAACTTGAACACCGCGGCCGCGTTACCACCGTCGCAAAGGAAGAATACTGGGCGGGAATACGCACTGGCTACACCGCGAACGAAGAGCACCGCTACCTGTTCGAAAACGATAAGGAAAATCCATACGAAGAAACACGCGGGTTCGACTGGATCCGTGCCTACCACGTGGGTGGCCGCTCGCTCCTGTGGGGACGCCAGAGCTACCGCCTCAATGCAGCGGATTTCGAAGCGAATGCCAAGGAAGGCATCGGCGTCGACTGGCCGATCCGCTACGCCGACATCGCGCCGTGGTACGACTATGTAGAGAAATTTGCAGGTATCAGCGGTGCCAAAGACGGCCTCGACGTGCTGCCCGATGGCAATTTCCTCCCGCCGATGCAGATGAACTGTGTTGAAAAACACGTAAAAGGAGAAGTAGAGAAGAAATTCCCCGGCCGCCATATCATCATGGGCCGCGCGGCGCACCTTACCCAGCCGCAGGCATTCCATACCGAGCTCGGCCGCGCCGCGTGCCAGTTCCGTAATATGTGTATGCGCGGATGCCCATACGGCGGTTATTTCAGCACGCAGGCTGCTACATTGCCGGCAGCACAGAAAACCGGTAATCTGACCCTGATCACGGATTCCATCGTATCGGAAGTGATCTTCGACGACAAGCTGAATAAAGCGACCGGCGTGCGGGTGATCAACCAGAATACCATGGAAACGAAGGAATATTTTGCCAAAATCATATTCCTGAATGCTTCCGCCATCGCATCCTCCTCGATTTTGATGAACTCCAAATCGAAACGCTTCCCGAACGGAATGGGTAACGACAGCGACCAGCTTGGACGTAACATCATGGACCACCACCTGGCAGTAGGTGCAAGAGGAGATATCGACGGATTCGAAGACAAATACTACTTCGGACGCCGCGCGAACGGTATCTACATTCCGCGCTACCGCAACTGGGGCAACGATAAGCGCGACTACGTGCGCGGATTCGGCTACCAGGGCGGTGCAAGCCGCGAAAGCTGGGGCCGCGGTGTGGGTACCGACGGTTTCGGGGCCGATTTCAAAAAGCAAATTTCACAGCCCGGCGCTTGGAGCATGAACATCGGTGGTTTCGGCGAGATGATTCCCGACGAGAAAAACCGTTTCACATTGCACCCGACGAGAAAAGACAAATGGGGACTGCCCGTAGTCGTTTTCGATGCGGCTTATGGTGAAAATGAAAAGAAAATGCGCCAGGATATGATGAACGATGCCGCCGAAATGCTCGAAGCGGCCGGTCTGAAGAACGTGACGCCTTATAACGACGAATCGAAACACCCGGGCATCGGTATCCACGAAATGGGTACGGCGCGCATGGGTAACGACCCGAAAACATCTGTTTTGAACAAAAACAACCAGGTTTGGGGTGCGGAAAACGTATATGTTACCGACGGATCTTTCATGACTTCGGCATCCTGCGTGAACCCGTCGCTGACCTACATGGCTATGACCGCCCGCGCTGCGGACCATGCCGTGAAGGAGCTCAAAAAGATGAACGTATAA